TCGTGAGCGACCGACTCGGTGCCCGCGTTCCCGTTTTGCTTGCCTTCCTCGTCGTCTCCTTCGTCGGGTTCGTCCTGCTCACGACGGCCGGGTCGGTGGCGGGGCTCGTCGTCGCCTGCGTGTTCATCGGCGCGGGCCAGGGCGGGACCAGCGGCCCGATGATCGCCCTGCTCGCGGATCTGACCCCCGACGAGCGCATGGGCCGGGCAATGGGGACGAACAACGTGCTCGGCGACGTCGGCGGCGGACTCGGCCCGGTGCTCTCGCTACCTCTCGTCGAGTCGGTCGGATTCGCGCCCGTCTATGCCGCCTGTGCGGTCATCCCGCTCGTCGCCGGCGCGATCCTCGTCTACGGGGTTCACCGCCAGACCGGCAGTATCAGCCCGCGAACCTCGCTTGGAAGCTAACCGCTACCACGCCGCGCGTGCTACGCGACGACACCTCAGATTATCTTTATATCCTCTCGTCGAGGACGATTATCCATGATGGAACGACCGGCGGTCATCGAAATCGAGAGACGCGACGGTGCCTACCGGATCGAACTCAGCGAGCGGGAGACGGGGCGCTCGCTCGGTACTCGGACCTTCGAGCGAACCGAGGCAACCGAGACGCCGTACAAGCACGTCTGCAAGCTCCGCCTGCCCGTCGAGAGCGAGCCGACGATCGACATCGAATCCGACAACGAGGGGGACCGGATCGTCCTCCGGACGGCGGAGCGGACCTGCTATCGCCACGCGCTGCCGACGCCGGTGGCCGCGAACTGAAGGCGGGTGGTGAATCACCACGGTTAAGCGCGACGGCGTGCCAACGAGGTGTATGCAGGAACTCGACCACGACTGTCCGGACTGTGGCACCGAACGGACGTTCTACCGGGCGGCGAGCACGACGCTCCATCTGGGCGAGAAGGTCAAGTGGCACTGCCCCGAGTGCGACTACGGCTTCGTCAAGATCAACGGTATCGACACCAGCCAAGTCTGAGGACGATCTCCGAACTGCATAGCGATATATAGCCATCATAGCAGCAGTAAAGCCTCGAGGCCCCGTTCAGGTGCGCATGGCCTCCGAGAGCCCCGCTCGGTTCGGGTTCGTCTGTGTCCAGAACGCCGGCCGCAGCCAGATGTCCGCCGCGTTCGCCGAACGCGAGCGCGAACGACGCGGTCTCGGCGACGACCTCGCTATCGTCACCGGCGGGACGTATCCGGCCGAAACGGTCCACGAGGAAGTGATCGAGGCGATGGCCGAACTCGATATCGACCTCTCGAACCGCGAGCCCCGCGAGATCTCGACCGAGGAACTCGACTCGTGCGACGTCGTCGCGACCATGGGCTGTTCGACGCTCGAGATCGACGCCAACGTCGACGAGCGAGACTGGGACCTGGAGGATCCCCACGGAAAGAGCGTCGAGCAAGTGCGCGCGATCCGCGACGAGAT
The genomic region above belongs to Halalkalicoccus subterraneus and contains:
- a CDS encoding DUF7838 family putative zinc beta-ribbon protein; its protein translation is MQELDHDCPDCGTERTFYRAASTTLHLGEKVKWHCPECDYGFVKINGIDTSQV
- a CDS encoding low molecular weight phosphatase family protein, whose product is MASESPARFGFVCVQNAGRSQMSAAFAERERERRGLGDDLAIVTGGTYPAETVHEEVIEAMAELDIDLSNREPREISTEELDSCDVVATMGCSTLEIDANVDERDWDLEDPHGKSVEQVRAIRDEIERRVEALFDEYFLEVEQ